In the Populus trichocarpa isolate Nisqually-1 chromosome 1, P.trichocarpa_v4.1, whole genome shotgun sequence genome, TCAGTAAAAGCTAGCTACCTAGCCATTAATGCTACAGAAGTGCCACGCTGAATGATTTCTATGCTCTGCGCTCTCGCCGGTATTAGAAGGCCGAAAAATTCCAAAGATTCAAAGGCTGTTTCTACTCTACCCTACTCTAGTTACTCAGTGTAGTCAGTCATCGGGTTTGTCGTCCTCTCCTTTCCTTGGCTCCACTGTTAATTTAATGCTAttacatatatgtatatatatgtaataaTTTGCCTTTATTCTGTATGAACTGTCCATATAAATCCGTACTTATCTCTCAACACTTGCCACtgtctccaaaaaaaaatagagaaaggagGATGAAGATGAAAAGGCCACCTAAACTGCAGCTGAAGCGATTACTGGGTATGCTTGTGTTAGCAGTGTTACTGTCCTCTTCTTGCATTGCTCTTTTTGGGTTTTACAAACACCACGCTTCCCTTGCAGTAACATCCCTTGTTGCCCCACAAAGCACCACCTTCTATCCAATccaaaaccaccaccaccacgacCGTCAAAACCTGTCTCTAAATGCCCCACAACAGGCGGCTACCCTTTTTCCGCCACCACAAACAAATACCGTGGACTCCGTATTGGAAACAGGGCCATATCATAATTGGGAACTGTTTGCTGCTGATTTTCAAGAAATGATGCGGCATCTAAAGATCTTTGTGTACCCCGATACCTTCAACAGGAGCAGCCCTTTTGCTAATATTTTCCTACCCCATGAGAACCCACTGAACAATCCAAAACTGGGTAATTACTTCAGTGAACACATGTTCAAGGTGTCCCTGCTTCACAGTCCACTGCTTACTGCAACACCAGAGAAAGCCCATTTCTTTTTCCTCCCATTTTCAATAAACGACCTTAGAAATGACCCTCGAGTTCACTCCGAGGCAAAAATCTCACAATTTGTTGCCCAATACACGAGTAGCATTAGCAGCAGCTTCAGGTTTTGGAATGCTTCAGGAGGTGCTGATCATTTCTATGTTTGTTGCCATTCTGTTGGGAGAGAGGCTCCCTCCAGGCATCATGGTTTGCGTAACAATGCCATTCAGCTTACTTGTTGTTCTAGTTACTTTCAAAGATTCTATCTTTCCCACAAAGATGTGGGGCTCCCTCAAGTTTGGCCTCGCACGGATCAGACTGCCTTGAATCCCCCACATGCCAGGTATATACCTCATAGTATTCAATCCTCTGTTATGTTTGTGGATAAATGCTCAAGACATTTCTAATTTTACTTTTAGCAATAGTTCTTTTGCAATTCCATTTCATGGTTATGAGAAAGTTTTATGATGTTAAAAAAGGGGGGAATTTAAAGTATGGGCATACCGCATACCTTTTACTCGATTGGCTAATTTACTCGACAACAGCAAGGTGTGGGAAATACGCCTGTATCAAATTTGAAGAGAACAAGAAACAAATATGTGCGAAAAGCTCAAGAACCTTAACATAAACATGTCCGTAACCAAAATAATTACACGAGCAAGAAGTATACTCATTAGGTTCTTTCCCCGGTCTTGCCGGCTCACCTCGACATTctgattttttaagaatatcgTTTTCTGTCTTATTGCAAACTTTGATGTATTATATTTTCAGCAGTGTTTGCTATCTTGATGTGAACACCTACCGTTGCAGGCATAGACTTGTCTACTTTGCTGGACGCGTCCAAAATTCTCAAGTCCGGCAGCAGCTGGTAAATTTGTGGGGAAATGATACTCAATTTGACATATTTAATGGGAACCCCACATTCCCTTATGAAGAAGGGTTTAAGAGGAGTAAATTCTGCCTCCATGTTAAAGGTTATGAAGTGAACACCGCAAGGGTTAGTGATGCCATACACTACGGGTGCATTCCAGTTATAATTTCTAATTATTACGACCTTCCATTTGCTAATGTCTTGGACTGGAGCAAGTTTTCCGTTGTCATCAATCAACGAGATATTGctttcttgaaaacaaaattgttgTCTATAAAAAGAGAGATGTACCTGAGAATGTATCATAATCTCTTCAAAGTTAGGAGGCACTTTGTTTGGCATACAACGCCAAGGGGCTATGATTCCTTTTATATGACTGCTTATCAGTTATGGTTAAGGAGAAGCACTCTCcgtttatcatattaatttctGCATCTTCTTACAATATCCTACTCTGAAGCCTTTTCTTGTCTTCCAAATTTGGCCTTTTGAGGCAGTGAAAGGTTTGTTTTCAGCTTCTGAGATTTCAACATTTGTCGACTTATGTAATTTGTCCCTGACCCTGGATAGAAATACCTCCAAAGGTGAAGAACTTCAGTGCAAAATGCCTTGCAATGTGCTCCTCGGAAAGAAGTAACAGGAGCAAAGGCATAGGGTATAGTGCCTCCACTATATTGAGGTTGAAATTACAACAAGTGGCTAATGCAGGCTATAAACTTCAGCAGGTCCTATGGACCACGCTGGAATGGTTGTTCAGTGTTCATAGCTTTTCCCGTCAAGACATCTACCCGTCTATTGCAACCATTGAAAGCTTAATAGTGATTTTAGATGCAAATTTATTCACTCCGGTGCCTAAAGCATTCGAAAAAAATTCCAGCAAtgacaaaataaactaaaccaaTTCTGCAGAGGTATGCATCGAAAGGGGACACCCAGGCCAAATCAGCTCCTGTCACCCAACCAAAAATGATTCGAATCTTCTCCTATAATTTATGCATCACTTGTTCAGTTAATGCCACCATGTAAGCAGAGAACTGTAACGACCATCAACCCTCCCAACCTAGAATTGAAAGCAACACTGTCTCGTTtgcaaccaaaaaagaaaaataaataaaaaatacacatcCCTCTTCCTCAAAACCAGAAAAAGGGtacattttaaataataacaaagcCGTGAACATTGCCGTATTGCCAGTCTCCATCAatattttcaacttaaaagcatGTAGCAACCCATAGAAAAGTGCAGCAGCCATCAAATGGAATATTCTCAGCTGGCAAGTTGACCAGCAGTGAAAATCGCAAATCTCTACACTCTTAGCTCTTAGGTCTTAGCCAGTCTGccttcaaaaacattaaatgcAGTCAACTGGAACAGTAGAGTGAGAATTCCAAATATAATGACCATAGACAAATACAAGGATTTACAGTAATTTAGCATTTATAAAATGGTAGATTATGCACAATGACACAGTATAGTAGTTGTATTTAGCTTGGATACAGAGTCTTTTGCTTGgatattagaaaacaaatcacaTTGTGCGTTCATATGAGGATGGCTGATATGTGCGACGCCTCAACTCGGACTGTGGAGTAGGCTGTTGCAAGAAGATTCTTGTTGGGTCATTAGGATCAACATATCTGCAAAAcacataagaaaatataataaaaaagtgatCTTAATCTcgcaaacaaaaattacatgatGTATTATGTCACTTACGCATGTCTCATCATTTCATCAACTGGAGTGTTCGCTGCTTGCAGGGGATCTATACGAGTTACTGGTGCAGAGTTCATTTGTTGATTGTATTGCCTCACTGAAGAgatcaaattgagaaaaagtGGAACAAAGGTTCCACAGCCCCCTTCCTTGAACAAAATCTTGAATGAGTGTGCGGAGTAGAGTGCCCTATTCTCATTCTCTGGAACTACCTGAAATTTCATACCAAGAAGATAAGCTTATATAGAAATAAGTGGTGATCAGATAATTGAAAGCCTTTTCACTATTATACTTACAGGTTCCACAAAACCAGAAATATTGTTGCAGAGAAATATGGGCTGGTTGAATTTTTCTCCATTGACAAAAAGCTGCATAACAAAGCAACTTAAGAATAAGGCTCACGAGAAAGCCCAAAAAATACATGGACAACTGACCTCAAAATAATAACTAAGAATCTACATACTTAGAAGTAACCATGgccttaaaaattttgaaataaaaatgaatgaagGGTTGTTAGAATCAGcccaaatttaagttttttttttattattgttatgatATTTGCTTTCACTTCCAAGAAGGGAA is a window encoding:
- the LOC7491450 gene encoding probable glycosyltransferase At5g03795 isoform X1, whose translation is MNCPYKSVLISQHLPLSPKKNRERRMKMKRPPKLQLKRLLGMLVLAVLLSSSCIALFGFYKHHASLAVTSLVAPQSTTFYPIQNHHHHDRQNLSLNAPQQAATLFPPPQTNTVDSVLETGPYHNWELFAADFQEMMRHLKIFVYPDTFNRSSPFANIFLPHENPLNNPKLGNYFSEHMFKVSLLHSPLLTATPEKAHFFFLPFSINDLRNDPRVHSEAKISQFVAQYTSSISSSFRFWNASGGADHFYVCCHSVGREAPSRHHGLRNNAIQLTCCSSYFQRFYLSHKDVGLPQVWPRTDQTALNPPHARHRLVYFAGRVQNSQVRQQLVNLWGNDTQFDIFNGNPTFPYEEGFKRSKFCLHVKGYEVNTARVSDAIHYGCIPVIISNYYDLPFANVLDWSKFSVVINQRDIAFLKTKLLSIKREMYLRMYHNLFKVRRHFVWHTTPRGYDSFYMTAYQLWLRRSTLRLSY
- the LOC7491450 gene encoding probable glycosyltransferase At5g03795 isoform X2, translated to MKMKRPPKLQLKRLLGMLVLAVLLSSSCIALFGFYKHHASLAVTSLVAPQSTTFYPIQNHHHHDRQNLSLNAPQQAATLFPPPQTNTVDSVLETGPYHNWELFAADFQEMMRHLKIFVYPDTFNRSSPFANIFLPHENPLNNPKLGNYFSEHMFKVSLLHSPLLTATPEKAHFFFLPFSINDLRNDPRVHSEAKISQFVAQYTSSISSSFRFWNASGGADHFYVCCHSVGREAPSRHHGLRNNAIQLTCCSSYFQRFYLSHKDVGLPQVWPRTDQTALNPPHARHRLVYFAGRVQNSQVRQQLVNLWGNDTQFDIFNGNPTFPYEEGFKRSKFCLHVKGYEVNTARVSDAIHYGCIPVIISNYYDLPFANVLDWSKFSVVINQRDIAFLKTKLLSIKREMYLRMYHNLFKVRRHFVWHTTPRGYDSFYMTAYQLWLRRSTLRLSY
- the LOC7477771 gene encoding UPF0664 stress-induced protein C29B12.11c, producing MALNPQFFQNGMPVPFENELFVLARDGVDFEVDKIPGCGKLKSKGTIYLSNIRMVFVAAKPVANFYAFDMPLLFVNGEKFNQPIFLCNNISGFVEPVVPENENRALYSAHSFKILFKEGGCGTFVPLFLNLISSVRQYNQQMNSAPVTRIDPLQAANTPVDEMMRHAYVDPNDPTRIFLQQPTPQSELRRRTYQPSSYERTM